The nucleotide sequence AGATAATTTGAAATATTGTTTAATCTCAGTAACTTTAGTACTTTCAGTCTATTTCTAAAAActtcagtttgtctgtttgagaGGACAAGGACAAGTTATTGGGACAGTAAAGTACATCTTTCTGACAGGTTTCATAAAACACATCCTTAAAGGCTAAGTTGGGTATTTTgcaacctggaccctatttcCCCGTTTTGGTGTCTGTGACCAATTGGGACAACGTTTTTTTAATTGATCCAGCATTGAGCGAGCACAGGCAGCAGTGAACTGGGGCTTCAACATAATCCTTTCAGGCAATTGCTCCCCCTCAAGTATGTTCACTGAAgcgcttgtttttgccactgacaggctttTTATTAAAAGTATTTGATAACATTATGAAATGATACCTACAGAGTTGGACCTTTATTTAAAGAGTGAGAACCTTCTTGTTTAACCAAAAACGTCACACAATTACCACTGCCTTTattggttagtttgtgttattttgcGACTTTGATGTTAAAAAGTggcacaataacacaaactaaccgacCAAGGCAGtggtagaccagcaactcccaTGTTCTGAGAGGTACAATTACGGTCTTGGTGGCTTTGAGAGCAACACAATGACGGTTTCTGGACAcaatctctgtagggatcctacattattttcataataacaataacaaacaataaaaaactgaGCCTGTCATTGGCAAAAACAAGCCCTACAGTGGACGCACTTTGACAGGACGCAATTTCCGGCACAGATTACGTTGCAGCCCAGTCTAGCTGCTGCCGGCTGCAGCTTCTGTTCAAGTTGTGGACCACTTTTTTtattgtcccaattagtcaacacaaaaacatgggaaaataaggtccaggttTAAAACTTAGCCTTTGACAAGGGTTAGTAACGAGCAACATTTTAACTACAGTATAAGAAGggaaatttataaaaataaaattaatgagGGCTTGGAAGGCTAACGAGGGTTTATGCAGCTCGTTTTGCGTTACATGCTTGAGGTAACACCGGTACAACAATTGGAATGCGATCACACAGTAAACATGACTTACCAGCCTGGCAAATCTCTGGGCCTCGCTCACTCTCTCCACCAGCATCATCACTTCATCTTCTTGCGTAGGGAAGGCAGGAAGTTTCTTCCCAATCAGGGTTTCAATTCGCTGGAAAAGCTCCACATCATATCTAAGATAACAGAATATGTCAGTTTACTGCAGTCAACTCCATTACACTTTCAGCATAAATAGCAAGAAGAAAGGCTGTACACAAGCACAGGTCTGagtttaatattaataataaaaaaaataaataaatcactgtggaagaaaaaatttttaaaatccAATCCAATCAAATATCAAGGCATTGTACAGGATGTGAGGCTACTTGTGTGAAACAGACAATTCTTACTGAGTGACAAAAGTGATGGATTTCCCGGACCGTCCTGCTCTAGCTGTTCGTCCGACTCTATGGATGTAGTCCTGTGAGGGCAGACAGATCCAGAGATCcgttcaaatcaaatcaaacaaacaaaatcatcaAATAAAGCAGCAATGTGAATGTCAGCATCAAGGTACCTTGGAGTGAGTGGGGATGTCGTAGTTGATTACGCAGTCCACGTGAGGAATGTCCAGTCCTCTGGATGCCACATCAGTCGCCAGCAGCACCGATCGAGACTTGGACTTGAACTTGTTCAGGGCTCCTAGACGTTTGTTCTGAccaacaaagagagaaagatccagagagtgaatatgaaattacataaacaacaaaaaaaagacactgcaGAGAAGCGTTCCCTCTGCTCTGCCTCCCCTTTAACCGATTTACAGAGTTTATTTGTTACTGGTTACTTTAGCtgctaactactgctaacagcagctgctACTAAGTAAGCTACtgagttagccgtgcagctagccGTCCTATTGCCGATTCTGCCAAAACTGGAAGCTTGGTGCTCCGGGGTTGTTttggtgtttacacctctaacaTTACTACAGAAGCTTTGGACCGCTGGTTCAGAGCCAGATGATAACAGGAGCTGTTAATACAGCTAGTGGTGAGCAGTCCATAGCGTTAGCACCAAGTAAAGctttctgtccatcaggaaacttcataaatcagagatgaggcagagcagccagaggaaaaaacagaaaatacttacCTTTCTTAaccataaaagcactttctgtgagacacacTGCACAATCTACAGCTGTGGGTCACGTATGACCGCTAACTCTGGAACGCGGGCTGGTCTATGTAACTTTGGGGGCGTTACGTAAccagggtttctgcaggtttcacctggtcaaatttaagactttttaacaccactatgaatgaaatttaagacctatATCACGAcatcaaaaaagaaacatacaaaggaaatgcagtcacaaaattacttgcagactaaataaatatattaggGTTAATAATTAGGGTTTAATAACAAGTCAGAAAATCTAGAGCagattttgaataaactacaccccaaaagctaaacttgctaaataagtctactgGGTTTGACTTATGACCATTAGATCTGGGAAAAATTCATCTgattagttttgatgctctccacaatgtttttatattcatttgtacatcaaaatcGAAAAGAATATTTGCTTTAACATTACTAACCTAagctcctccgtggtcaccaCCGTCCTTTCTAGTTAATTTAACTATCAAGATGTACAGTAGAGGACAGAGCTCTAACCTGACAACTTAATGCTGATATTATCCTCCGCTAACTTCAAAGTCACTTTCTGCTgcgctctctctcacacattcGCTCGTCCTTTGAAGAacgaggagagggagacagccaTGAGTTCAGTGTTACTGTAGCTTACTGAAAATCATTGATAATCGTGTGAAATTTTAATAGTGGCGCTCATTCATTAATCAGCGACAGTGGGCTTCAAATACGTTGCTATTAACCAAGATGATGATGTTTATGACAtttcattgcaaaaaaaaagtaaaccaTGGCACCATAAATTCAATCAACTATGTTTGGCTGCACCAAAGAATGCTTTTCCTAATGGTATAATAATGCAGGGCTGCAACTagcagttattttcattatcaattaatctacCCActttttctcaattaatcgcTTGGTCATTCattggtgcgtgtgtgtgtgtgtgtgtgtgtattcctcTGAAGCTCTACCTGGCTCATCTGGCCATGAAGAGGGATAGCAGTGATGCCAAGGTTCCTTAACAACAGTGCCACTCGCTGGGCACTGTTGCACGTGCTGCAGAAAATTATAAATGAGTTGCCGGCCAGCTCGTTCAGGATGGAAACCAGGTAACAGTCCTGCCACAAagcaaacacaagcacaaaatGGTGTCACAAACTCCAAtacggggtggtgatggagtagTGGATAAGACATGCCTTTGGCgcgagagacctgggttcgaatccactgtgagacaccaatgtgtccctgagcaagacactaactcctagttgctccagaggcacaagacctctgacatatatagcaattgtaagtcgctttggataaaagcgtcagctaaatgaataaatgtaaatgcaatataCTTTgtgtattaaatacattttaaaaagtgatgcgGTATTCTGTGGACAGGGGAGGGACAGCTTGCAGCATTTGGTTTcagacattaaaacatgtaACAAGAATAAGTACATTTCTCTGTGCCCTACCTTGTACTTCGATGGTATGAAGACATAGTACTGCTGCAGTTTGTCTACTGTAGAGTATTTAGTGGATACCGCACACTTCACAGGATCTTTCAGAGCTGCTCTCTGTAATTTCTGAACCTGTAAACCAAATGAAAGCACGTCAGCGTGACACAAAAACATTCCCCACAGGTGGCATATTGCTTTGGTGTCTAGCAACCAGTAGCACATAACAAAGAAGGACTACAAACACTATGGCTCACATGCTGTGTCAACTAGGCCTGACTAAAAGCCTTCTCAGTATTGACTACGTGTTTGTCTACCTTTTTGGTCATGGTGGCAGAGAACAAGAAGGTGCGTCTCTCCCGGGGAATCACCTTCAAGATTTTATCCACCTGGCAAAAGAACAAAAACGTACatagaggaaaaataaaaatgtcagccatttcattatttttgtgGCAATGATGAATATTTTTCACTCAAATGATCATGTTTAATCAAATACAGTGAACGTAACAAAATGAAGCATAGGGGGAAACTGTTGCACTGAATTAATGCAATGacactagggctgggcaataaaacaataatgatatttATCGCAATATAaatttcctcaataacaatataataaatgttcaatatattgtcaataaatatttggtttaattcatttgaatcacaaacaaattagcacttaatctTTCTATTAAcagttattttgttgaggacaagggactgaaaaaagatttattcatcatatttgttgaaaaagattttatcataatagtttggCATCAAGTCTTTCTGACCTTAAagaaagtttaaccacataattaaccactggtgtcttcaattttcactcattCAAAAATCAGCCTTAATTTGGCACATaacgtgataattatcgatatctaatgatatgaaatgtttttattgtgataacatttttggccatatagcCCAGCCCTAAATGACTCCCAATAACTCAAGAGTTTCTAACTACATACCTCAGTCTCAAAGTCCATGTTGAGGATTCTGTCTGCCTCGTCCATGACCAGGAACTTCAGAGCTCGTAGGGAGAAGCCCTTTGTGTTCTCCATGTGGTCTATCAACCGACCCGGTGTAGCTGTCAACACATTTGATTCACTTAATCACATTAATGCTAAAATGATCAGCTGTTGACTATCAAAatgaatggagaaaaaaaaaaaaatcagtttatgATCTGACAGAAACCTTTCAATTAACTTTGACCCAACATTGTTCATTTCAATAGAAAATGGATACCTGTGCTTGCTTAGCGAGTTTGCCAGATTAAATAGGGACTTAACAGTATAATATGGGTAACTTGAATATTGGTCgtttgaaaaatatataatgtatgttgtatgtataaACAAGACAACATTTATAATGAACAACCATTATAACATTGGTTCAGCAgaagcaaatacacacacacacgaccatGTGGTGACAGTTAATTTGCTACAATTCATAACATcggtgtaaaaaaacaaacactgatcaTAGATTGACTTATCATCTTACCAATAACAATGTGTGGTTTTTTAGCCAACACCAAGGACTGGGACATCATATCGATTCCTCCAACTATGACAGCTGCAACAGAGATGAGTCTGAGTTTAGTTTTAGATACAGATGACTTTCTATGGTTCTGTATCACTGCAAACCTGTAAAACCCTTTCAATGGACACATACCACATTTAACACCAATGCTGGAGCCCAGGGCCTCAAACTGCTCAGAGATCTGAAATGCCAGCTCCCTGGTAGGGGTGAGGACGAGGGTATGAAGCCTCTGGGGGGAGTCCAGCAGTGACTGGAGGATGGGCAGAGCAAAGGCGCCCGTCTTTCCTGAACCTGTCTCTGCCAAGCCAATAACATCCCTCCCTGCAGAATGAGACGAAGTTGCAGACGGATGTTATAGAAGTTATGTGTATTGAGCAGCGGAGGGAAGtaactgtacatttactcaagaacTGTACTTCATCAGTACAATGATGAATGataatttccattttattttgctCTCTAATTCTACTCCATAATTTGTCAGAGAAACATATACTGTACTTTTTCCTCACACACTTATTTGGCAGATAGTTATAGTTACTTTGCTGATTAAGATGTTAAAAACCTATAATAATTCCTACAAAGTATCACCAGAAACCCATGATGACAGGTGCGTCGGATTAAGAAAAACTGTGAAAAGTAAACAATCACGCACAGAAAAATCTACAAACATTTATAACGCATGATGCATtgttatactgtacattaaacCACCCAGCAGCAAGTAAATAAGTAGAAATACATCCACTACAGCCAGCTACAACCTTTAAATGATGCTTAAATGTCACTAAAATAATCGTACAataatatagtatataataACGTAACACAGACAGGACTCATTCTGCTGCATGAAGACTTTATCATTTACTATGACGGGCACAGAAAACAAAGTGGCAGGAACCTTCTCTGATGCAGTCAGCTGACAGAAAGAGGGCACTGACTGTGATCACCCACCTTGCAGGGCTACAGGTACAGCTTCTATCTGAATCTTTGTTGGACTTTTCCATCCCAGCTGATCACAAGCCTCACAGAGAACCTCGGTGACACCCTGTGGACGCCAAAGACACCGTGtagagacattttaaagtagCTCTTAATGTTTTGCGCCCCAATCACAACCGTTCTTTACACGTTATAAAATACCAGACACATTTCATTCGATAAAAATATAGATGGAACTAGCTGTGTTTAGCTAGCTTAACAACTGTAATACTGCTTGTTTAGGCTAAAATTACATCTCTTCTTCGCTCTCCGAGATGAACCTACCAGATCCTTGAAGGTCTTCACTGCCTCATCATTTTCGCCACTATTTAAGTCACCGTTTTCATCGCTACTCGAACCTTCGAGTGTTTCATCTGTGTTTGGGTTCACGCTTTCCTCAACGTCCGCCATGTTTTTCGCCCCAACGTGTCGTCAGCTCCGCAAGGCGCAGATGCGGAAACAAGGTCCAGAATAAGCCGCAATGGATGACGggaattgttgttttaaatactTCCTTTTTGTCAGCTTTTGTCAACCCGAAATATCGTCCCcctaaaacagtttaaaaaaattattaaagtcactaaaataaataaatatattgatatTGTAATtcagtgattatatattttatgttaccaacattttaatacacatttaattatctgttaagttgtgtgtgtgtagcaggaAAGGACTTTTCTTGTTATACAACCTTGCAATAGGTTGCACCTTGCAATGTGTTATACAATGACAAATATCCAACCTTGTACATTgagaaaaaaaggaacattAAATTGCTGACCAGCGGAATTTCAGATTTGTCCTCCCCAGATATGAATCATACTGAAATTAAttgtatatacactgctcaaaaaaataaagggaacacttaaacaacacaatgtaactcaaagtcaatcacactcctgtgaaatcaaactgtccacttaggaagcaacactgattgacaatcaatttcacatgctgttgtgcaaatggaatagacaacaggtgaaaattataggcaattagcaagacacccccaataaaggagtggttctgcaggtggtgaccacagaccacttctcagttcctatgcttcctggctgatgtgttggtcacttttgaatgctggcggttctttcactctagtggtagcatgagacggagtctacaacccacacaagtggctcaggtagtgcagctcatccaggatggcacatcagtgcgagctgtggcaagaaggtttgctgtgtctgtcagcgtagtgtccagagcatggaggcgctaccaggagacaggccagtacatcaggagatgtgAAGGAGNNNNNNNNNNNNNNNNNNNNNNNNNNNNNNNNNNNNNNNNNNNNNNNNNNNNNNNNNNNNNNNNNNNNNNNNNNNNNNNNNNNNNNNNNNNNNNNNNNNNCCACACAGGGCAAATatgcagacacatacacacacacacacatagacacacacagacacacacacaaacacacacacacacacacacacatatacacactcactGACGACAGGGGAGCTGCTGTTGAAACTGTGTGGTCAAATTTGCAGGGGGATTCCTTTCTCTTACATACATATagattttttcttcttccttttcttcatcTTATAATGGTCTTTATTCCTTATATTTGCCTTACTTTACTACAAACCTTTCACTGTGCTAAATATATCAATAAAGCAATACCACTAACCACCGCATTATACCCATGCATACAAAGGAGGCCTATTCCCACTTGACATACACCATACAGCCCAAATATAAGCCAAGCCTGATTAAAATGATGACAACTCCTTTTGCAACACCTATACTTGAAGAAAAAAGCACTTCAAACAAAACGAGCTAAGCAAATATACTATTTTTAACACCACACGCTTGACTCTGCCACACAAGAACCATTTCTCACTCAATTCACAACAGCTTTTGAGTCCCTGAATATAAGATGACCCCAACtttttcttgaaaaaaaacattgtgttatATTTAGGCCAGTGCGAAATAGACAGGTAACTTGGAATTAAAAGGCAGTGAGACAGACAAGACTGGTCATAATTGCAAGTAAACATAGAGGAAGTTAAGTTAAAAGACAGGTAAATGGACAACGCGCAGTTAGAAAGTCAGTAAGACACATTTAGACAGACAAGCAGCGTACTGAGAGAAGTGCCAGTGCCTTGCAGCAGGGAGTTGCCCCGCTTTTCCCACTCTGGCTCTTCAAATCCCAGCCCAGATATTTCCTGGTTCTGACACCAGCTTGGCTCTCAGATCCCTCCTGCATGTGGAGAGAAACAAGAGAAGAATCACTCCAACTGTGCACAAgtgaaaaataatgaatttcaagGTCTGGTGACGCAGACTGTTgaacttttgaaagaagaaaaaaataatttatttgtgaaAGTCCTTGGAAAACATGCTT is from Micropterus dolomieu isolate WLL.071019.BEF.003 ecotype Adirondacks linkage group LG02, ASM2129224v1, whole genome shotgun sequence and encodes:
- the ddx47 gene encoding probable ATP-dependent RNA helicase DDX47, which gives rise to MADVEESVNPNTDETLEGSSSDENGDLNSGENDEAVKTFKDLGVTEVLCEACDQLGWKSPTKIQIEAVPVALQGRDVIGLAETGSGKTGAFALPILQSLLDSPQRLHTLVLTPTRELAFQISEQFEALGSSIGVKCAVIVGGIDMMSQSLVLAKKPHIVIATPGRLIDHMENTKGFSLRALKFLVMDEADRILNMDFETEVDKILKVIPRERRTFLFSATMTKKVQKLQRAALKDPVKCAVSTKYSTVDKLQQYYVFIPSKYKDCYLVSILNELAGNSFIIFCSTCNSAQRVALLLRNLGITAIPLHGQMSQNKRLGALNKFKSKSRSVLLATDVASRGLDIPHVDCVINYDIPTHSKDYIHRVGRTARAGRSGKSITFVTQYDVELFQRIETLIGKKLPAFPTQEDEVMMLVERVSEAQRFARLEMKEQGEKRKRPRGGDGDEDDTEQASGVRKKVKGGSGGGQGGGRGGGGMKKRGGAAWRGGR